In Canis lupus familiaris isolate Mischka breed German Shepherd chromosome 15, alternate assembly UU_Cfam_GSD_1.0, whole genome shotgun sequence, the genomic stretch tttgttttttacacgctcattatattatatatcctaACATTGTGCCAAATGTGTCcttggaataaaataattaaatgtcattttttttcttttttttttttttctagcctccattgattttttttttttaacttttgttgttTTGGATATAAAAACAGAACTTAGCTAGTCAAATGATTTGGTCTGGCAGAAATCTTGCTTTTTTAGCAAACAAACAGTCCCCAACACAAATGCTCTCCAAAGTTTACTGAGTTCAGCTTCTGGACAGACTGAAATGAGAGCCTACCTCAGAGCACACAGAGAGGGCTGATTGGCTGGTTCAGGGAGGGCAGGATATATAAGAGGCAGCTGTAGAACATCTGGGAAGGTCAATGATATCCTCTGTCTAGAGTCCAACCTCAGCTCTCCTCAGTGCTCTCACCATGAGTGGGTGCCCATTTTTAGGCAACAACTTTGGGTGAGTATTTACCTCTATTTTAAGTATGGCCAAGCTCTTCTTAGAAATGCCAATTAAGAATGCTTTGATTCTGAGttttaaaagcattcaaaattATCATCCCTATTCTTGCAttaaaaatctcctttaaaaTCAATTAGCCAGAGAATTTTGATCACTCGTCTTATTAGTTACTATGCTTTCTCAagatctcctattttttttcctcacttacGTAACCTGTagctgtgcttttaaaaaattatctgtagaAGACAATGAAGAAGACAAATCACAAACTGGTGTGAATAGAGCCAGCAAAGGAGGACTTATCTATGGAAACTACCTGCATGTAAGTGGTAGAGGCCTTGCAGTGTTTAGCTTCCACGGTTAGGAGCTAAATTCTGCGAAGTGACATTTTcgtgttttggtttgtttgtatgtttgtttgtttgtttgttttctcagtcATCAAAAAGTTTTCTGGACATAAATATGCAAATGTATGCTTTTTCAACTTTTGTTAGAACAATTCAGGAGACTCGTATGTGAAAATTCACTTCTCTGACAGAGGTACAGTACACGGCAGAGTGCATAATCTAGAGCAGAAGAGTAGACATGAGAAGATGAAGTGTAGATAACTGGCAGGCATTGCACAACTTGTGTAAATAAGACATGGTCACTAAATCCCAGCCTAGATCATTGCAAATGTAtccagaaaaatgtatttttaaaatcgcTTATCATAAAGTAGAAATGTTGGAGATACAGGTTTTCTTGAAATTATTAGTAAATGAAAGAGGAATATTACAAGTGAAGTATTTGGAGATAATTCTGGGGTAAATTCCATTCTATTTGTCTTCTACATTTTTTAAGAAGTGAATTGTTTGAGCCTTTGATACTTTCAATGATGGGTTTCTAAGGATGAGCTGATAAAAAATGTTACGATCTTTTTAGAATAGGCTCTTTGGGTAGTAAAAGAGCGGGAGGTAAACAGTGAGCTAAATTACCAAGCTTTTATCACACTAGTTTCAAGAGATAGGAAGGATATGGTTACTCATTGAGTGCAATTGTATTTGTAATGATAGAATCCTACCCAATGTAAGTTCttctggaaagaataaaaatcataaatttaacTCATTCTTTATGATTAAGACTCATGATTTGTTAAAAAGACATAGAATGCTTCCCGAGAAtttgggtattctttttttttttagcattgtattctacttcttatttatttattttttctttttctctacttcttatttaaattgataaaaaaaaaagttttacaacttcaaaattaatctttctttttaaaaatcgttttttagctttattgagacataattaatgtataatagtgtgtaaatttaaggtatataacATGTTAATTTGACAAACttctatattgcaaaatgattaccaccataacATTAGCTAACATCTGCATTAtttcacataattaccatttcttttttttgtggtgaggacacttaagatctattctcttagcaactttcaagtatataatacagttgATTAACTATGATCACTATGCTATATATTAGATCCTCATTACTTATCCATCTTATACGTGGAAGTTTATACAaaattagtctttttattttttgtttaaagttgGAAAAGGTTTTGAATGCACAGGAActtcaaagtgaaataaaaggaaataaaatccatgatgaacatctttttatcATAACTCATCAAGGTAAGTTGCACAAAAGGTTGGATAGTCATTATTCCACAAGCATTTCCCAACAATAATGAGAGCCACAATTCTTTAAGATGGAGAAAGATGAAGGAATCACCTCCCTTAGaaatgcttgaaaatattttgctgcCAGATAAATTCTCATAAGGCATCCTTTTAGAATTTTGTAACAGTCTTTTTTATGTAACTTCATTGCTAACTGAATCATGTAGGACTTTAGCTTTTTCCTAAACCCAAGGGAACATTCTATATCTTGGAATTCACAAAGAATTTGCAAGATAAGATGTTACTGCTTTTcaacctggaactttaaaaaactaatttcaaggggtgcctgggtgattcagttggttgagtgactgactcttgatttcagggcaggtcatgatcttatcAGGGTTGTGgttgaagccccacatcaggctacttactcagggggagtctgctggagagtctctatccccctttctctgcccctccccttcactctctcttcctctctctgtaaaaataataaataaatcttaaaaataaataaaataaaataaaataaaataaaataaaataaaaactattttcaagaAATAGACACTAAAATTTATTGTGACTTTACATAATCATAATCTGGtacaaaacagaaatgtaaaatttgtCTAAAGTGTGCGTTTATTCTCCTCAGGCTTCTTACCTCTGGACAGTGGTTTTTAACATAGGAATCTGTGACTTTGGGAGTTTAGAAAGTCCCTGAACTCATTGAAATTGTGCACAAAATTTCTTGAATATATGTCTTAAAGAGGTCTGTGATCTCAGAATATTAAAATTGACTCTAAGATTGTTGGTGCCGTAATATAGTCCTTTGTCTGACAAGGTCCAATGACTCATGCTAGTCAGTGGTCCATTTCTAGATGTGCTTTCTTTCCCTATCtgttcttcatgtctttttctcaAATGGTTGTTTGCTTCACTAACTGGTTAAAATGATCAACACCttagagtaaaaaaataagatagaaaataattGACTTGATATGTTACCTTCTCCTGTTTTCAtgcttacatttttattacatttattgtcTTAGCCAAGACAAAATTAATAGAAGTATCATGGCAGGGTAGCCCAGATTTGGAATCAGAAAACTGTTCAGAATCCCATCTGTACCATTACAAATTGTGTGACTTTGGTCAGGTTTTTTGACCAAGAATTCTATTTCTCCACCTGCAAAATGGAgacaattattttatcttctcattcATAGCGTCcttgtgaagatgaaataaacTAATGTGCATTGAGCACTTACCCCAAGGTGTAGCATGTGATAAGCATACAAGAAATGGGAGCTATCATGATTTGGTAGGGAGACTTGTCCTTCCAGCCTTCAGTTATGATATGTGGTCAGTGGGGTTATGGAACTAGCCACACAAagttaaacttgaaaaaaaagatatagaaactgagaaataaacatttgatttGCTCTTAGTCCAAATATGAAAATTAGATCCCTTGGAAGTCttcttaaatgtaatttaaaattatatttgattccTCTACTTAGTACAGAAACATAGCCTTACCCATACAATAGTACCAAATTAGAATGCACCAGGAATCTCTaagatttttgatattttatgctCATCTAATGACTACATTGGTTATTTAGTTCCTTTGTTCGTAAAATAATCacctattatttatttcatgctaAGCACTGTGCTTGGTACTAAGAGAGGTAGATGATGAAGATTTAGACTCTTCACATAAATGTAAGACTATATTGgtatttattgctttaaaattacattttatttttttcaatgtgttAATCCTGTCTTTCAGAGAATTATGGTCAAAAAAAAGCTCCCATAACTTTACAATTGACAATGATGTTTCTCGTTGCAGCTTATGAACTCTGGTTTAAGCAAATCCTCTGGGAATTAGATTCTGTTCGAGAGATCTTTCAGAATGGCCATGTAAGTTAATTTTGTCACAATATTGGGTTTATACTTTTTTTGAGCATgtagaaaaatattgtttattagAAAAACTTAACACCAAATGATGGAATTATTAATGGAAAcatcttaaaaacatttctgaatgGACAAGAGTGGAATTATACTTTCAGTGCCATTGCTATGGATTGCTTTAAGGTTCctttcaaatttcaatttcagGCCTCTtgtttagaacttttttttttttgcccttaaaGAAAGTTGTTGTATATGACGGTAGATTGCCAAAATAGCTAATATAGATCCTTTAACTAACAAGTACcagaattgtgtttcttttttttgtgtgtgtgtgtgttttcttcaaagattttttctaatgaatatttGATATGGGATGATAGGAACAATGATGAGGAAAGTGAAAACAAGAAGAGAGAGGCGGGAGGAAGGGagtagtagaagaaagaaaaagaggacacCTCAGTGGGTCAGCTGGTTaagctgcttttggctcaggtcatgatctcagggtcctgggatggaggtgggagaggagaggctccctacttagcggggagtctgcttttcccccaaTGCACACcccaattctctctctcactgtatctttttctttctctctctctcgaataaataaaatttttaaaaaaacttaaaagaaaaagaagatgaaggaaaaagaaaaaagagaataggaaagGAATACCGAGGGAAAGCCTGGGGAGGATCAAGAGTGGGCGGAGAGCAGGGTAGAGCTTGAGGTGATTGCAGAAGTCTGAATTACCCTCTCCACCCTGagctctgccccctgctcctcctACACACCTTCCCCAAGCAGGACACAACCTAGTCCCTGCAGCCTCTGAGCCCCTGCTCCAAGACAACTCTGCGCACACAATACTCCTCTTATACATGTCAATACAATTCCCATTTATGTTAATGGACACTTAACATAAAAACAGGTGTTGTTTAGTCCTCAGCCAGAAGTTTCTCTGTTTCCTTGACCTTTACTCCTTAAAGAAAACTAAGAGAGAAATTGACTTTGAAATCAGTGGCTGTTGGGTCTCAAAACTGACTTCTTAGTTACTTCcacataattttctatttttaaagaaaaatgattccAAATTTGCAGACAGTCTTTGCACACAACTTCTAGTCGCTattaattcaatatatatatatatggcaaattTTAATCCCAATGTTCCTCTTTAAAACAGAGAAAGTTACTAGGAGTACATTATTGTTTGTAGTCcattttgtatttctagaaatCAGGATTGATTACTCTGTGTTCCATTTCTTAACCATCAGGTCAGGGATGAAAGGAACATGCTCAAGGTTGTCACTCGCATGCACCGAGTGGCCGTGATCCTTAAACTACTGGTGCAGCAGTTTTCCGTTCTGGAAACGATGACAGCTTTGGACTTCAACGACTTCAGGTGTGTATCTGTGGCTTGTAAGAATGCGGTGggatttgccttttcatttgggTGGGGTAGAAGGGGAACATGTGTGCTGAGTAAGGCTCCTGTCCTACCGACACTGAGTCACTACAAACATGTGGGAGTCTTGATCACAAAgcatttgaaaagttttaaaaaatatgccctCATTCACTTTTACAGATGAACCTAATATGATCAATTAACTTCAATTCATTGTTGTGTGTCTTGTTTTTATCTAAAAAGAATTTCACACTTGAttttagccaaaaggccgagaagccaCTAAAAGGTATTTTGGACAGGCCAtgtgggcagctcagtcagtgaagcatctgccttcagctcaggtcatgatctttgggtcctgggatcaagcaccacattgcATCTGgatccccactcagtggggagcctgcttctccctctccctctgcccctccccctgcgtgtgctctctctctctctcaaataaataaaatcttttgaaaaaaggaattttggaCAACTTATCAAAATGGCTAACATGACTGACACAATGCatataactacattttaaaaaatagcaaaactaaaaatacaagagAAACAAGAGTTGACAGGAAGCCTGTCAGCAAAAGTATCAGTTTAAGTTATGGATTGAACTATAAGCATCAGCTCTGCATTTCCAGGCAGccaaagccatatatatatatttttttaaaaaagctttttcatACTAAAATTGGAGAAGAGATTTTCTTAAGAACATCAGGTGCATTTAAGGATATCACAGGCAGTGTCTCCAACATGTGTGATGGTCAAGTAAAATTTCTTtgtggtggtttttaaaaattgaagtcttACAATCAATTAGGTGAAGGAAGCTTAGAAGAATAGACGAGTTAGAAGGATGTAGGATGGgaattataacattttttgaTTGCCTATTTTGtgcaaggtgatatctcatttgtTTTACTGGTAGTATCTCATTGGTGCTCATAATAATACTAGGTAGTGAGGTCAATGATGACATCCgagaatacagattttttttttaattttatttattcattcatgagagacacagggagagagagagggagagacagagggagaagcaggctccatgcagggagcccgacgtgggactcgatcccgggactccaggatcacaccctgggctgaaggcaggtgctaaaccactgagccacccatggatcccccaagaatacaaattttaggagGGATTGAATAATATGTATAAAGAATCTTTTCAGCACTATAGAATAAGCAGTATTGCTCAATGTCCATGTGTCtttatctcaggaaaaaaaattggtgtACAAACACATAAACATATGTGCATATACGTATGTGCGtgtatacgtatatatatgtacacacatgcatatatgccATTGCCCAAACTATATAAACATTCCatctttaaatgtattaatcGACAGCAACAATGATATTTAGACAGCTCATTGTTTTTCTTCAGCAAGGTCAAATCACTGGTCCAACTCTAGGCAGTTTTGCGTCAGTGTTCTTGGTAATACCTAAGAAAGTAAAACTGATGACCTCTCAAAATAGAAGAAATCAGTGTTTTGTAATGTCagctcctctcttctttctcttctcttgccttCCTCCATTTGTCCTCAGAGAGTACTTAtctccagcatcaggcttccagAGTTTGCAATTCCGACTATTAGAAAACAAGATAGGTGTCCTTCAGAGTTTGAGGGTCCCTTACAACAGAAGACATTATCGTGATAACTTCAAAGGAGAAGATAATGAACTGCTACTTAAGTCTGAGCAGGAGCAAACACTACTGCAACTGGTGGAGGTACGTATGCTCAAATACTATCCTGACATCTTATTAATTTAGCTTCTGTTaggtcaaaattttaaaactcagctGTTTTGTCACATTAATTGTAAGTAGGAACAgagagaatttataaaaatacttaaactcaactaattaaaatgtttaaaatataacgAACTCTCTTGAgagtttcagaaatatttatataatcaatTATGTTCATATTTAATAACTTTCTCATGTTATAAGGCAATTCTTTTAAACAAGCCTACTAAACAACACTTAGCTGATTTTTAAGCTAAGTATAGTCATTTAGTGagctttacttttaaaaatatagtccaTAATTGAACAGTTCCACAAGTTAAGTATTTTTCTCAATTAAAGTAAATTACTAAGAGTAGAGTCTTCAGAATTTGTTCTTTTCATATCTTAATTCTCTATGAGTCTATACAAGGTCTTAAGGGACTACTGTTTCTCCATAAGTAAATTATTAAATCAAGGTTACATGGTTTTGATTTCCTTCATAATGGTTTTTCCctttgcaaattaaaattttctttactgACTTCTACTCTGCACACTAATGCCCTTGGTATTGTAAATGTGGATTTAGGTGAATATGCTATATATGATGCCAAATAATAGCTCATAAAGATGGGAGGGAAAGAATCACAAAGctaatttcaaaaccaaaaataggTTGAATGAGAATCCAAAGAGATGCatgaattttgtttcatttttacatgaaaaaaaaatctctgtgttaactatactggaatcaaagtaaagtacattaaaaaaaaaaaaccaattcttGTGGACTCTTAAAATAATCCAATAGTTAGTTCATGCCAAAGTTGTTAAGTATACTATGCTCCTACATTTAGAAGAGAGCATATCATAAGCATGTCATAATTCCTTCAGCTCCTAAGccataatttattttgagaataaaCCAGAAGACTTCATTCAAACAACATTTAGATATGCGCATACATTTATAGAACAAAATTGGGATTTCTGTAATCCtatatttcttaataaataatgagtaaatattattatatgattGCTTTAAAgactaagaaatgaaatataatgaatTGCTGTTCTTTAAGTGAAGAAGttgaagggaaagggaaaatatacataaaaaacacTTATGACATATGtttctcaaaattaataaaatttcctATTTCAAGTTCATAGATATTAGATACaatgtattttacattatttaaaattctacaatatatttacttaaaaaaataatgcttcag encodes the following:
- the TDO2 gene encoding tryptophan 2,3-dioxygenase, producing MSGCPFLGNNFGCAFKKLSVEDNEEDKSQTGVNRASKGGLIYGNYLHLEKVLNAQELQSEIKGNKIHDEHLFIITHQAYELWFKQILWELDSVREIFQNGHVRDERNMLKVVTRMHRVAVILKLLVQQFSVLETMTALDFNDFREYLSPASGFQSLQFRLLENKIGVLQSLRVPYNRRHYRDNFKGEDNELLLKSEQEQTLLQLVEAWLERTPGLEPHGFNFWGKLENNIVKGLEEEFIRIQAKEESEEKEEQMAEFQKQKEVLLSLFDEKRHEHLYSKGERRLSYRALQGALMIYFYREEPRFQVPFQLLTSLMDIDTLMTKWRYNHVCMVHRMLGSKAGTGGSSGYHYLRSTVSDRYKVFVDLFNLSTYLVPRHWIPKMNPIIHKFLYTAEYCDSSYFSSEESD